The genomic segment TAAAAATGTATGCATGGAAACAAAATCAGTCATATTGTTTCTTATTCTGATCTTGGACCACTAGGAGTCATGGTGGcacaagtggttagaatgcaatattgcagggaAACTCTcctcacagcctggagttcgagtctgaccggctcaagattgactcagccttccatctttccaaggtcagtaaaatgaggatccagattgtttggtgcaatatgctgaccctgtaaactgcttagagagggctgtaaagcactatgaagtggtatatagttGTGAGTTTTATTGTTATTGCACTTCTGTTCCAACATTATTGCAAGAAAAACACTTTCAAGGTATTTTTTCTGAAAGCAGAAAATTCTGTCAAGTTATAGAGTTCCTTTTGAAAAGCCTATGTGAACACACATAGTCCTTGAGATATGACTGGCCATTTAAAATACCGATCATATAATTCATAACAAATTGCACGTGTCAAAAGAAGAACCTAATCTTCAAATACTTACCATGCTGTGATTAAGCCAATTCGGATTAATATCATCCAGCTCTTTAGGATACACTAGTTCTCTGTCAATGGCATAAAGTCCCCAGAAAGCAACAGGTACAAACTAAGAGAAAACATCTGAACATTAATGATAACCTCAAatgttggatattttttttagaaatctgGTAGTCACCATCTTACAAACTGCCTTTTTACATGTATGAACATAAGCTGATTATCGTTTTAATTTCTCCAGATAAACATATGATTAAAAATTGAACCTTAAAATGTATTCTGGCTCATGCAGTGCAACATACAATTGTATCTGCACCTATAAAGTTGCACGGAGTCAGGTAGCATATCAATTATTAGTTGTCTAATTTATAAGCCCTCTCCTCAACTTCAGATCAATCTccctgttttaaaaaatcaaaactaaatattatGCAATATTTAACATTATATTTTGTTATGTAAAGGTAgctttacataataaaataaaataaagaatgtaGGATGGATGAGAAAATTAAACATTTCTTCCTATGCTAATAAAAATTGCTGTcaaattttatttgcattttaaatctGCTATTGCTGCCAATGAAATTCTCATCTGAAATACAAATAGCTGATATATAGAGGCAATTTTTCCAGAACCATGCCAGGAAGGAGAGGGAATAAAAAGACATTTCTAGGaaccttttaaagaaaagaaataggcaCAGAACACTGGTTTTCTTGGCTGAATCATTAATCATCCAAGTACAGTtattataaaatttaaattataatttttggTACACTGGAAATCAGGTTACTTTTTATACTTTAAAACAAGTGGAGGAACTTTCAGAGACAATAACTTTCAGAGCTTTCAATTTTGTGAcatgcaaataaatttaacacaaagTTTCATAAATAAGGTGTACAAGTGTCACTTCATTGCACATTTTTATCAGTTGAGCCCTGTTTTTTGATcaggaatttattttttaattaactcCTTAAAAACACTTGAAAACCCCAATTTAGGACTCTCCATAAATGAACACCACTCAATGTGTATTTCGGTGCCTACCTACTTGAATGGAAATCCcattttatttgctgttttttatGCATGATTATATCTTTACTGCTAGAGACTAGAGATATTTTATAAAGATTATTCATTTTTAATGCCTTTTAGTCAGTGCTGGCAACTACTTGGGCAAGTCCCTCAAattttggcaacattttcagacaTGGTTTcgaattgcttccttcctagggctaggAGAGAGTCAGGGGCCCAAGGGCACTTGAAATTTATGTTGtgaagtgagaaatttgtgaagcaagctttgccccattttacgacttttcttgccacatttgttaagtgaatcactgcagttgttaaattaataacatggacGTTAATGGGAatgtggtttccccattgactttgcttgtcagaaggtcagaaaacgggatcacatgacttcaggataCTGCCATTGTCATAAACGTGAGTCAGTTGTCCAGCATTCAAAGGTAGGTCACATTACCATGGGGATACTATAGCAGTTATAAGTGTGAAGaataatcatgtcacttttttcagtgacgatgtaactttgaacagtcactaaatgagctgttataagtcgaggactacctgtatataataaaagaaataaaattatttctaacCATTTTAGCAGTAATGGTCATAGGTGGTTTATTTTCTTtcgtgtaccgtatatactcgagtataggccgacccgaatataagccgaggcacctaattttaccacaaaaaactggaaaagttattgactcgagtataagcctagggtgggaaatgcagcagctaccggtaaatttcaaaaataaaaatagataccaataatgtttttgaatatttatttcaaagaaaaacagtaaactagcggtgtattcaatgaaatacttcactcacctcatgatgctgatgtcccgctgtgatgatgatgtcccgtgcagccgcgggagcgatgtcccgcctcctatgacacacggcacagtgattcctatcattggatcactgtaccagaggaggtgggacatcgctatgtggctgcttgccataacaaggaggaggtgggacatcgttgcagagcggcaggagggggaggaaggggaatcgtaagacagccctgcattacattacaacgtgaggaggggggttggtgcggtgcgcgctgcgcggcaaactgacacagagggaggggaaactcacaggggcactgggccattcacgagtgtcacccagcggcatggccccgcccccttttctcctccatttcgggcaaatttttcactgactcgagtataagccgaggcggcttttttcagcccaaaaagtgggctgaaaaactaggcttatactcgagtatatacagtaagtagcATGTTGCCTGTGTGTTTGTTTATGACCTCCCTGCGTGCTGTGGTAGTATATTCATGAATACTGGGCAGCAAAGGGGGAACTGCACATTCAGTGTTGTGGGACACATAACTAGGAAGAAAATCAGGGTCATAGAATGGAGCAGTCACCAACTTCTGAGCCAACTCTTATAGAGACGCACTtgggaattttttttctgaaaagtttTTTCCAAGCCAAATCTAGACCTTTTTCCAATTTAATGTTTCTTTTGCTAGCACTGAGCTCTGCACACATCTCTTTGTTTATGCCCCTTCATTATGAGAATTGACCATTTACTGACTGCTATCTGTTTTCTGTTCTTCAACAGGCCAAGCTCTCTCATGACTGCTTTAAAGAACAAAACCACCAATTTTCTTAGGCAAATGCTACAATGGAAAAAATGTTGGTGCTAAACTGgaggacaaaataaataataaccaaTCCACTATGATGAGGTTACCATTGAGAAAACAATGTTGCTTTTGTTGATTTTATCAGTAAGCAAGTTGATATACTTGTTTACTGTGATTATGGAAAGGATCATGTGGTTCTTAAGAAAACCATCTAAAATCTCATGCCCCTTTAAGCTAGGAGTGGGGGAAGatggtccttttatgacttgtggatttcaactcctaaaaATTCTgtcctcaggaattctgggagttgaagtccacaagtcataaaggggacaTCATTCTCTACCTCTGCTTTAAGCAACTCTGATTCAATTTAATAGACTTATAGTACAGTATGGAGTTATTTAAATAATAGCAGATATTGTAATTACTTACTAAACCAACAGGAAATACATATGCAGAGAAGATGAAATCTCTAACAGGCACCACTGTAGATGACACTTTCTCTTCTTGGGAAGGGACAAACAGAGCTACAGCATCAATTGTGAAACACAATAAGTACAGCACTGTCTGTAGAAGCTATGAATTCAAAGAAGTTATATTTAAGGTGGAGCatacattttctttccattttttataatcAAAGAATAATATTTAAAGTTAAAAGCTATGATTtgggatatttctctctctcttctattatATCTAAGTCCCTTAATCAAGATTTCTTCAGGACACCATATCAGGTACTTGAAAAGGCCTCAAAAGTGAGAACTGTGAATCTACATCTAAATCAATTACTCCTCACCTAGTGCTTTGCTGACATTTTGAATTGCAGTTCGTAGAATTTCCAATGTGATGGCAAAACAATAATTCCTACAGAGGAAGGAGTtactgtcatctgcacctctataactgtctgatttggctctgcaacccaacaagacagacagagacttcaatggataattagaacagcagaaaaaacaattgctaccaacctgccttccattgaggacctgtatattgcacaaatcaaagagggctgtgaaaatatctattgacccctcacatcctggacatacattgtttcaacttctaccccaaaaggacgctatagggcactgtacaccacaacaactagacacaaagacagtttttcccccaaatgccatcactctgcttaacaactaattcccacgaCACTGGCAAATtatctaagactgtattactattattcttctctttcttcctagtacctatctctttttcCACTTATGGCTATAAtcatattgcttgtatctttactatttatattgttttatttgtttcctagtataatttgattgcttattagtaatctataGCTAtctctaagtgttgtatcttattattcttgatgaatgtattctattttatttttctttaatgtacactgagagcatatgcaccaaagacaaattccttgtgtgtccaatcatacttggccaataaagaattctattctattctataagttACTCAGCAACAACTGAAGGGGATCAACAATTCATAGTTGCAAGCCAGCAGGTTCCAATGAGTCTCTGGTCTCTTGCACCCAGAATCACCAAGGAAAAAGCCATAAGTTTACCTTGTTTTTATGTGATCAAAGGCGGTCTGAGCATTTAGCAGAGGATCCATATTAGAGAAATAATTGCTTTACAACTATTGATTTAGCCACAAAGGAAGACCTCGGTACCCATCATGGTTTGTAAATCCTGCAGAAACTTTTCTGGAAATGCAATGCAGTATTTTTTATGTATAGGCAAGTTGAGCCAAGATCCCAATGGTTATTGTGGCAGGCTGATTTTAGCAGAAGAGAGGTAAGGAGCCATGGTAACATAATAAGTTCTTCTAACGCACATACCATCAATTAGTCACTAAGAGCACAATAGCACAATATGAAAAAAACCATGAAGAGTGTTAAGGGATAGGTGCAAAGGACATCAATGAATTAAAGAATCAATACAACATTACAAGTACAAGTAAACCCAAGTGCTTACTTATAAGTGCAATACAATTGAATCCAACCAGATTATTTATTCCACACCACTACATCATTCAGTATTGCTAAAAAACCACCTCTCAAAAAACCTCAATGAAAGAAAGAATCATACAATTTTACACATAAAAGTAAACTCAAACGCTTACTTATAAGTGCAATAGAAATGAATCCAACCGGACTGTTTATTCTATACCACTACATCATTCAATATTGCTAAAAACCATCTCTCGCAAAACCTCAACGAATGAAAGAGTACAATATTACACATAAAAGTAAACTCAAACGCTTACTTAGAAGTGCAATAAAATTGAATCTAACCTGAGTTTTTATTCCACTCCTCAGTATtgctaaaaaaacaaacacctctCGCAAAATTCCCAGTCATTATTGGCTGCCAACATTCAGACTTGTGCTGGGACTTATTCCTTTCGTTATTTCTGAGGACACCAGCCAGGGGAAGACTGATTATATTCTTCGCTCTGCTTCCTTCCCCATGTTCTGGGCTGCcctttccagaattcccagccagaacGGCCGTCGGCTGGGAATTTTATAACCCAACTCTCTTCAGATTGAGACGTAATGGTCATCTCCATTACGATCCAAAAGCAGGTTGAAAGAAAGGATGCCCCAAGGTTTGGCTTCACCTGTACTAAACTGATCCTTTTAAGGTAAGCTCGCGCCCCTCTTGCCCCGCCTAGCCTCGCTCTCATTGGCTcgccttccccaaagcccctccTCCGCCATGTGCGAAGGGGGCTAAGACTGATTTGGACAAGCGCAGCGCGCGCCTACCTGGTTGAGGAAGGTGAGGTATTTCCATTGGCCGCCATAACTGTCGTCGTGCACTTTCCGGACCGACCTGGGCAACCCCAAATTTTGAGTCATGGCGAAGGTCGCCCAGAGGAGGCAGATGAAATGCAGCAGCGCCACAGCTCTCTGACCTCGCACGGTCAGCCGCATGGTCGTTCATTACACGCCGCGGTGGGTAAAAAGTAGtaattagggggaggggggggaagtaaAGTATTAAAAGGCGCGGCGGCGCCACGCGCCGGCGGATCCTCCGCGCAGGCGCTGATGGAATTTGGCGCTCAATCGCCCGCCGCCATCTTGGCTGCCATTTGAAGCTTAAAAAGGCGAATTTTGGACCGTGACGCTTCCTCACCTCATAGTGGGCCGTGATGGACAGTTCTATGTGTAtacctttgggggagggggagggggagggaaaagaagaataatGACTCTCCCGGTGTAAGTGTCGTTATTCGGTAAGTATTCAGTGCAGGTAGAATTGAGAATATTTGACATTTCTGAAGCTGTAGGTTGATAGGAACTGCCTTTAGTTATTCGTTCCCTTGTTAGGGGATGTTTTGTTTACTCCCCCCCCCAGATAAACTTGGGATGGTACCGACCTGATTGATATGGGAGGGGCCTAAGGATGTGGGCGGGAATCAAAGGTTTAAGGCTGCTTTATGAATGCGTTGACTTTTAACATTTGTTctggataatagaatagaatcgcaaagttggaaaggaccttgggggttgtctagtccagccccctgcctaggcaggaaaccctacaccatttcagacaaatggacatccaacatcttcttaaaaacttccagtgttggaacattcacaacttctggaggcaagttgttccattgattaattgttctaactgtcaggaaatttctccttagttctaggttgcttctctccttgattagtttccacccattgcttcttgttctacactcaggtcccttggagaatagtttgactctctcttctttgtggcagatcctcaaatattggaacagtgctatcatgtctcccctagtctttcttttcattaaactagacatacccagttcctgcaactgttcttcatgtttgagtctccagtcccctaatcctctttgttgctcttctctgcactctttctagagtctccacatcttttctacatcgtggtgatcaaaactgaattcagtattccaagtgtggccttaccaaggcatttataatattttataagtggtattaatacttcacgtgatcttgattctatccttctgtttacgCAGCCtcgaactgtgttggcttttttggcagctgctgcacactgctgtctcatatttaagtaattgtccactaggacttcaagatccctctcacaaatAAATGAGTTGAAAATGTTGAGATTTTCcttccaaattttattttatattttacctttttacTATTGTTTTGGATAGGAATGCTGATAGCACACAGGTTCAGGTTGCGGAAAATAATGCAGTTTTAGAAACAGTATCATTTTAGAGGGTGTGGGCACTGATGACAAGAGACGTGATTAATGTTGAATGAGAGACCACTAGGAAATAAATCCTAGGCCCTAAACACATTTTAGGATGTGGAAAAACATTACAAAAGAAGTCAATAGTAAACAATTCTTGTATTACAACCAAGAAAACCAGAATGACAtgcctttaaaaacaaaagtaacCAAGCTTTATATTTACCtctaaatagttttttaaaaatctaccacagatttttaacatttttattttagtctttttttatttaaaatttgttATATGTTTGTGTGTTATTTATCTGTAAGCCATTTCAAAACTGTTTTGTGTGCAAGGGTATGTAACTTTAAATGGGAATACTGTATATTTGTataagataaattaaaaaaagaaatatactaGATTATTATAAAGCTTATTTCTGTATGTGTCTATTCAACTGTGAATTCCACTGATTTCTGTGATCTCTGTTTCCAGGGAAATAATGTATTTTTGCAAACTTAGAACTCAGTCACGGGACATtgggaataaaatatttaaatatgttaaaTCACTATTTGAAGATCAAAGAAATTGTGATTGATTTCCTGTGCAAAGAattattttccttggtaagtTGTCCATTTAGACTAAGTGGTTCATATTTCCTTTGTATAATTAGTTTGGAACATCTGTTAACAAATTAAACATAGTCTACTGTTATGTTTGTGTGATGCTTCTGTAAAGTATGTAAATTAGTAATCATAACCACAACTTCTCGTGGCAATGGATTTTACTTTGAGTAAAACAAAAATACCTGAATATGCTCATAATAGTTTAACTAACATGAATAGCCCATTGGCAGGTGAATCATGTTCTTCCAAGTAGCTGCATTGAAAGAGTTCGGCTCTCAGAAGCTTATATCCTGATTGCTCTTTAAGTATATTTAGCATGTAACGTGTAGAACAACTTTGTTGTACTTTAACAAAATGCAGCTGGCTGACATGGAGAGCTACTAAAAAGCATCAGTTCTTGTTTCATTATACAGCTGAGTGCACAAGGAAACACAACACTTTATGCTGTGCAAGAAAGTGCATTCAGTCATAGTTCCTCAGTTTTGCAGTAAATAATGGAATAACTGAGTTGaaaatgaccttggaggtcttctagctgaaccttctgctcaagcaggggaccctataacagggctgtcaaactcgcagcctggatgcgtcatgtgctggccacgcctacaCCTGATTTAGCAAAGGAAAAAGTCACAATAAATCATGTGACgtcacaagtttgacatccctgccctacactgtttcagacaagtggttgtcccaTCTCTCCTTAAAAAACTGTTGAAGCACccccaacttctggagacaagtcattctCCTGATACAATTAATCCGTGTAatcttaactgtcaggaaatttctccttagttctagattagttctcaagacatttgttaagagttCAGACTGCTAGATCTTCAATATCTTCTGTACCTTATAAACAGCACAGTTGGCTAAAATGACTGCCATATCTATTGATTCTACTACCTCAATATATTGCTTATAAAAGTAATATGCAGCATAAAAAATACATAGTTTCCAAATTTAGGTAGAGTATACTTTGGGTTCTTAATGAGACTTTCTTGTCCTATTTCTGGACTTTTTAGAGATTTTAGAAGTAGAAGTTATCCACCCCCTGCCCCCCTGTTTCTCTTTGGTTAGCATACGAGCAGATGTTGACAGGTAAATGATACATCTTTAAAAAGTAAATGCTGTTGGGTGGTAGTGGTGGGTAGGATTCGACAGCTTGGTTTTTCAAGTGAAGCCCAAACTTAGAAGTCTTTTGGGgctggtaaaaataagtgaaatattGACAAAACATCCTGGTAattttcacaaaatggctgccatgaaggATATGAGCAGTTACAAGTTATCCATTTCTTGGGAGTAATAACActtatgtttaaatacaatatacAGGTTAAAACTACCTTTTCACTAAATTTAGATGTCTaataacaaatattttttaaaaaaagctggatGTAGCAAAAAAATATGATCTCAAGGCTATTGGACAAATTAGATGAGTTGCCTCTACATTTCAAGATGATATTGTCTTTACCATAACTGATCTAACACACAGAGCTGCAGTAGTAGAAATCTGGTGTTTCCTTGACAACTGATAAAAACACAAGTGCATAAAAACCAAGATAGAAGGATGCGGCACTCATAAATAGCGTGGGTTGGGACAGCAGTAGCTTAATCTGCTGAGGTTACATGTAAAGTAAGGAGAGAAAAGACTTGTGAGAAGTACAGTTATAAACTTCGTAGCATTTGGATTGGATCAACAGAAAAATGGAGGCAAGAGTCTGACCAAATCTGAGTATGATTTGGTGTCCTTAAGgtatgcttgattttttttttcatgttaacATGTAGAAAGATTCATGAGCCAGTGTACCTTGAGGTAGTCATGTTCCTTGTTTATGCTTTTTTCATTTTGGTGTCCATATTGAAGCATGCAGTAGTTCATGTTAAATCACTTTTCTGCATTTATAAATCTATTATGTATGGGCTATTCTTACATCCTTACTGTGTTTTGAGATTTCAATTTTTCTTAATCTTTGTCCTTACAAGGATGCAGATTTTTTACTAAGAGTTCAAGAGGCATTAATAAAATGAAGGCATGCATGAGTCCAAAACTGCATTCTTTGAAATCTAAATTCCTTGAACAGAAAAGGAATTTGGTATTTTCTTCAGTATTCTGCAAACAATTGGCACTCAATTTGCATTTATAAAGTTtgtcccatttttattttttaaagtaataacaAGGAATGTTGCCATTTAgaatctaatataaatgatttcaGGTTTAAAAATCTAAACTTCTGAAACAAAATACTCCACTTGAGCATAATGAATTACATAAAGTTGGAAAACAATACTTGTTTTTGTTAAATTGTAATGTCCTGCAGCAGTTTTGATATTTTGTGAAAAACCTATGTTATAAATGGTAACTAATAGAAGAAATTTTCCCCGTTAAactttaaaatatgcaaattGCAATTACAAAAAACTGAAATGAGTTCATCCAAAAGGAATTAATAATTGCAGCAGGTATATCCATAGCAAGAAGGTGATGATTTTATACCTCTATAACTGCATTTCATTCAACTATCTGTTAATCATCTTCATAACACGATCACTGACAGAAAGATACACACTTATGCACGTCTGTTGTACTAATGACTAAGTACAGTTTCCAGTGTGAAGTGAAATGTACCTATAATTGATAGCTTAAAAGTTCTGTCTTTAGTAGCAGTGGAGCTGTTTGAGAGCTTAGTTTTTCAGTTTTTCTAATATTAAGCAGGGACTCTTGGAAAGTGAAAATTCTATTTTTAATGGAAAGTCATATTTGATTTTATACAA from the Thamnophis elegans isolate rThaEle1 chromosome 5, rThaEle1.pri, whole genome shotgun sequence genome contains:
- the LOC116509463 gene encoding androgen-induced gene 1 protein-like → MRLTVRGQRAVALLHFICLLWATFAMTQNLGLPRSVRKVHDDSYGGQWKYLTFLNQLLQTVLYLLCFTIDAVALFVPSQEEKVSSTVVPVRDFIFSAYVFPVGLFVPVAFWGLYAIDRELVYPKELDDINPNWLNHSMHTTILPLLFIELVICPHKYPPRRKGLLGLGIFVVVYLSWIFWIHHVSGIWAYPVLGVLGLLGKAVFIVIAMSIMLTFYFLGERLTKWLWAKH